In Lolium perenne isolate Kyuss_39 chromosome 5, Kyuss_2.0, whole genome shotgun sequence, the sequence GCAGCGTGAACCTCTCTGCGCCGGCGCCGGTACCGGTGCCGGCCCGCGCGACTAGTGAGTGCCCCGTTGAGTACGAACGCGCGAACCGTGCAGGCGCGCGGCTGGACTTGGAGCGCAGCGCGCGCTTCAGGCTGCCGATGCGCGTCAACTCGTCCGTCTCTTCTCGTATGATCCTCTCGTCCTCGGTCTCGTCCACGTCGATGACGACGGCCGGCGCTGCTGCCGTAGGAGACGCCGGCGGCGGGACTTCCTGCAGCTGCGAGACGGAAGGATCCGACAGCTCGGCAGGCACATCATCGCCGGTGGACGGAGCGTTGGGGTCCTCGGGGACGAGGTTCGCGCGGCAGACGGGGCAGGTGACGTGGGACGCGAGCCAAGTGTCGATGCAGTCCGGGTGGAAGACGTGGGAGCACTTGGGCAGGAGGCGGAGCGTCTCGTCGTCGTCGAACTCGCTGAGGCACACGGCGCACTCGAGCGCGCCCTTGATGGCCTTGTGCTCCTTCACGTCCGCGTACGCCATGGTCGGGAAGGTCTCCAGGACGGCCGGGTCGAGCCCGCGCTGTCGCCGCGAGCGCGCCGCGGTCCCGGTACCGATCGGGAGCCGGGCGGCGGAGTAGCCGAGTTGCTCGCCGTAGCAGTGGCGGATGTAGACGGAGAAGAagccgaggaagaagaaggcggcgatgaggacgacgatgacgatCGCCATGGACGGGCTGAAGTTTGTCGCGTAAGCGCCAAAGCCGGGGGGAGGCGGGTTCGACTGCGCTGACGCGAGATCGCCAGCGGCGAGCACCAcaaggatgaagaggaggaggcggccatTGCCGCAGCGTGATGGTTCCATGGATCGGTGTTGAGTCTGAGTGGTGTAATAACCGAGTTGGGCTGGACGCTTTCCTTTATGTGGGATTTGGAGTTGTCAATTGGGTGCAGAGTGGAGCGTGTTTATACGGTCAGGTGGATGACGGCCGGCTCGTAGGCTTGTAGAGCGGGAAAGCTGCGAAATTGCTAGGTCCACCGCAAAATTATTGTTTGTTTTCAGTGCCTTTCTGCCTCTTTTTATACCTTCCGTTGGTTTCAGGTACTCTAAACACAGGGGTAACCCTTTCTTAAGTGCAATTTTGCCTTCTTCATGTTGAATAATTCTAATTTAATACTTTTCAGTGAGGATCATATTCTTTGGTCAATAACAAATTTTCAAGTGTGTTTGTTTCGAAGAGCGAGGGGAACAGTCTCCTCACCCGGCAGAGTGTGCTATTTGTTTCTAAGCTACTCCCTCCATTCTCAAATAAGTATACACATGGGTTTTTCCAAGACAAATTATGAAGTGAAGTAAAAAATGCATTGGGAATATGCATCTCTCATCTTTAATTATTTCGCCCGCAATAAGCTAAGTGCATGCAGAAAAATAAGGAGAACATATGttcaatattattgggtttgatttccgtgaGATGAGAGAGAAGCAATTAAAATACATTGGAAAGATATGAGTACACTCTTTTGTGGATAAAGTTTagagctagatgtccacttatttgaggatggagggagtattcaTGTTTGTGATTAATCTTAAAGCTCGTTCAACAATTGTTTCTTGTATGAATCGTGCAATTCAATCGAGATTCCATAGCCCAGACCATCTCGCTCCCAACCCTCACGTCCAGGCCGTGATGCCGCGCTGCGCAGGGGTTCCCACAGCCTCCCTCCCCTTGACTACACCTCATCACGACTCCCCTCCCGCTGCCACCGCCCGGGGCGTTGCCGGGCAAAGCCTATGTGGCACGGCGGCGATGGTGGTTTTCTTCTGGTGCTGATCGGGGGAGGTGCGGCAGTTGTTGGTCCTCCTCTCTAGGAGGCGGTGGGGCGGGTGGCGACAATCGGGGAGGGTCTGCATCGGCTAGAGGCGGTTCCTTTCGCGTCGACCAGGGGAGGTGTGACAGCGACTGGTCCTACTCTCCAAGCGGTGGTGGGGCAGGGTGGCGGCAACTGGGGAGGATCTGCATCggctggtggtggcggcggcagctGGGTTGGTGGCGCAGACGTCGGTCCCTATCTGGGCCATTTGGGCCTAAATGGTTGGTGGGCCTGCAGCCTCTCCTGCTGCTTCTTTGTCGGTGAAGAGCGAAGTCTCCCCTAGGCTACTTCTGCTTAAGTAAGGACGCCCAAGATCTAATCCGGGCATGGCAGTGTTGGTCTTATCCTCCGCCGGAGGAGGTCACCCAGTTTGCGGCGTGTTGGGGATGCATAGCTACCCGTGAAAACCGGCTCCGACTTCGATCATGGCGTACGATGGCACGCCTGTTCGCCACTACCTTGTTGAAGGTCTCGCTCCTGCAGCCTGCATTTCTTTTCGCCTAGGCTGCTCCTGGGAAAATCCTAGACCCGACTCCTGGATCAGACGATGGCATCATGCAGCACTGGTATCCCTACtgagggcatcgtttttggagcagacaaTGGCTGGAGATGGTGTTGAGGTGGAGTGATGTGCATCCATCGCGGCAACGTCGGCGAGTCTTAGCGGCATGGTGCAGTGGGGTCTCGGTGACAGGCACAATGTGATGGACTCACGCAATTGGAAGCGTTGTTGGGCGCCATGGTGGTGTCGACGACAAGCCTGGCAAGGGCTATGCAGATTTTTGCCCTGAAGATGGACCAATTGTTGATGGTGGTGACGGCTTCTGAAGCGAGGGCATAGGATGTTTGCCAAGGGTCTGCTAGACCGGTTGTGTACTCTTGTTCTTCGCAATAGGTTAACTCAGGGATGCCCCGATTATTAGCTGGTGGGGCGTTGTTTGTGTTTCTGGGGAAAGAGGCCCTGACGGCTTGTTGCTTCACTCATTGTCGGGTTTCTAGCTGTTGAGTGGTAGCTTCGAGTTTTGTGATATGCTTTTGACAAATCTTTGTTAAATAAAATCAAATGAAAGCCTTATGCATCTTTTTGATACAGAGTCTTGGGCTTAGCctccattttgaaaaaaaaaggaAGTGTCAGTATATGTTATATCAAATCACGTCCCTAACCAAGTTATTTTTCTGGAAAACATTACATTTCATAAATCAAGTGGCAGCCAAACATGATGTTTTTAGGCATGGAATTTGAAGTTGATCAATGAAATGATGGCTTCCGTGTGATATATCGTTTTATCTGTGCCAAATGGAATAAAATGAGGGGTGTCAAACGAGCTCTTAATAATAGTTTTATGAAAGTACACGCATGATCACATTTCCAATATTCATGGAGTGTTTGCGGGTCCAGTAGGTACATGCCTGATGAGCCCTGCTATACACACGACGAATTCCGTCCGATACTCATACGATCCTGCGTAGCTGCGAATCTTCTCGCGCTGAAAGGCAAACACGCTTCAGGTCTGGGCTAAATATTTTTTTGTACTATTTTTTTTGCATAAAATCGTTGCAAGTTTTTTTCAGCGGTATTTTGCACAATCTTTTTTTtttaaacggaggcaaaagctttacctCATTCATTTATTAAGCAGAAGGTGcccggtttttaggagaaaaccgagcAAAAACCAACAACAACTGTGCCATAGCACACCCAAACCACACACACCCGCCACCGGGGCACACCCAGCCACCCTGGCTACCCACAAAAGCTAAGAAGCTCAAGCCggcctatgccaaacagatggCTCTTCGGAGAGAGACCGGCAGCTCCGCTTCTGATGACGAGCCTCAGAGAGGAGATGCGCAAGACAAGCGCCGAATAGGACCTTCATCGGACCGCCCGCCCCGCGCCGCAGCACCACCGCCGCACCCCGACCATGACCAGGCCGCGCGCCACCACGGCCGCCCGCAGCCCCGCTAGCGCCCAGCCGCCGGCCCACCGCGCCCGCCACACCTCGTCGCGCCCGGGCGAGCTCCTCCTCGCCAGGGGACGCAGGAGGGGGGAGAAACTgccccgccgccaccttccccggggcgcgcgcggctttgccggcccccctccggcggcggcgaagcAAGGGAGAGGATCGGGGTGGGGCtagaggcggcggcggcaaggGTTCCCCCCTTGTCGCCAGAGGAGGGCGACGCGGGGGGACGGGGAGACGAGACTTTTTGGTATTGTATTTTGCACAATCACACACACCAAATATGGCGTTTCCATTCCAGGATTCCAGCATGCGGCAAAAGGCATAGTCGACGCGCGCACCCAACGACCTCCTGAGACCAACGATCTCCTGAAATTTCACCGCGCACACCCATCTTCATTTCCGCCTCCACTCTAGCACCGCCGCCACCCCTATTCCgcgccgcttccgccgccgctgcCTTGCTCGCCGTGGTAGATCAGTGACGCGTCGGTACTCCAAATTTTTTTTGGCGCGCCAATGCTGCTCAAATCAACGGACGACCAACCGCGCCGCTGCCTCCTGAAGTCGATTTCGCACCCAGCGAACACCTCCGCCACAGAATTAGCGCCTCAGCGAGCATCTCTACCCCTTagcgaccggatctacgtcaccgtagcggtgaCGCAGATGTTCTGGGAGGCCGGCATCCCAATGCCATGAGgcgacgtgcacctcccccacggctggaacctgagcccagatcgggttccgaTGCCGCCGATCCGGAGCTTCGGCCGCGCCCGCGTCACTGAGATCTGGCGGCGGCAGCCTCTAGATCGACAAGCCCGCGGCTACTCCGCCGCGGGCCGCGCCAGCGCCACAGGGCCCAGCCCGAAGAGGACGAAGACTCCGAGCTGCAGGCCACGCTGCGGCGTCCCGCGAGGTCAACGACCTCGAGGAGCTgtccaaatggccgcacctcgccgaggcGCTGCGCGCCTCCACGCTGGAGTAGGAGGCCCGGAAGGCCAAGGGGGAAAGGGCGCAggtcgccctggccggagtccccggcgccctCCAGCGTGTCCAGTCGGAACAACGCGTCGCCGCCGGGGGCCATCGTCCTCATCGACGGTgacgacgacgagtactactgggagtagggtggcgcaccggcggccaccttgTCCCAAACCCTAGACTAGGGTTTCCttcttttttttagtttaaagcccatatagggctttttgtgtaaaaattgcccaaaaCAGGACTAAGTTTAAATGAACTGTAGTTTAAATttaatttgtttttgttttcctttattattattatttttgttATCTTTGACTTTTGgggtgcgtccgcgcgttggcacAGTGCGCGACCTAAACGGATCGACGGCCAGATCCGCCTGTCCATGCGGCAACCCAAACAGTCCAAAACAGACGGTCCAACACGTCCATTTGGATCGTCGCGTTGAAGATGGCCTTACGGAAGGGATGCGAAGTCGTGGAAGGGGTTTGATTTCTGGGTTGGTTGGAGTGGAACTTTGGACAAAGGGCGCAGGAACTAATTAGCTGTGCTTTCGCTGGGAGGAGCCATCGTACATAGATCGGATGGAGATTATCGTGTGTGGAGCAATTCCGATGCCTGATTTATATATACACAAGGTTGGAGTCACTAGATCACTCAATTAATTTCAGTGCGCATCTTTTAAGAACAAGATGTTTTATCGTGACGCTGGATCATAACAATTCCACTTCTTTTAAACAACGGTTCAAGACAAAAGTGAAGAAGTCCCTTGGAAGGGAATTAATCGATCTAAAAAAAATGTGTCCATGGCCAGCACGTTGGAGTGTTGGTGCACACAGCCAGAGTTTCCTGAGAAGTGCAGTAGGTCGGAGGCTGTTAGCCGACCGCGACCACCGAAGGATCGCTGGAGATGCCCGGCTGCGCGCGAGAGCACGTGGCCGTTGTATTCTCGTCTTCTCTGGACTCTTTCCGTTCTATTTCGTGGTGCTACCTGCGAAGCTGACTTGACTAACAGCAGGACCTGTCATCAGTGACCTTTGCTTGTGCAATTTTGATAGTTTTGCGCAATTAGGCGGATCTGATCCTAGTCAAATGTGACAGCGAGGAAGAAAGGTTCTTAGAGTGTTTGACAAGCAAATCATCTAGAAGACGACCAGTGAAGGATAAATGTTtttgtatggacttgtcattattATCCATTCTTGACATTTGAATTCCTGGTAAGTTTTTTGTTTCGTTTTTCAACCGTGGTACTGGTACGGTGCCAAGCCGCACACCTAGCATTACAGCATGGCTGCGCTTTCGCCCCCCTTTCTTGATATGCATTGTCATGTTTCATCTAGTAGGTCACCACTCACCACCCCGTCGTTATCGCTAATCTCACCCTCTACTATTTGTGTCTTACAAGATGTCCTAGATGTTCAGCCACCTCCTTTCACTTCCATCTTTTGTCGCCGTTGAGATAGTCACCGGCCTAGACGGTGTTGGGTCGGGTGCCACAGCAACCCGAGAACACATCTAATACCACAGAAAGATTCTCATGACGTTCACTACCCATCGGCTGCTCTATACGACCTCATTGTATCTTGGTCATTTTGCTAATATGGTCAGTGTTTTCCATCTTTGATCGCCTCCTCTCACACCATCTCCTCACTGCCTCCTCTTCTTTGATTCCATCACTCCTACTCAATACAACCCGTGGAACGTACATACCATGATGAAAAAGGGTTCACACCCTGAGCCTATGAATAGCTTTTATTTGGTTGTGCGCCAATGATCCAAGACCGGCTCATTCAAATGCATACATACATAGTAAGAAAACTTGCGAGTATTGGTTCAAAAAAATATTTATATTGTAAAAAGAGAAACGGTCCACAATATAAATGCGCATTTGCTATTATGGTGCAACATGGGTGCCGATAATTTTATTATAAACTTGATTCACACATTCTGTTCGCCATCCTTATCCATCACCTCGCCCTCTTCTTACCATCTCCATTCACTAAGATGCATCCGCTCCTCAGACGAGATTTAGTCacttccttccacttcttctTTCATTGACGTTTGGATATTTGCAAATGGCTATTGCCTTAGGCGGCATCAAGCTAGGTGTCGTAGCATCCTGATTAGTCAAATATTGTGAGAACACTCATACGCTTTCCCTGCCTCCTCTCCACACGGATGTTTATTCTTCCTTCAAGGTCCTCCACACCACCTGCCTCAAGGTATTCATAGAAATATACTCGCCAATGCGCTTTAGCTTTCGTCGGACACCGCAGGTTATTACGGATCTGTTAGGCCTTGTCTGGTTAACCCACTTGCAAAGTGGATTGGAGTGGTTTGGAGAGTACTAGGGTGAATTCTAACACTTAAATCCAATTCCACCCCCCAAAAACTAAACGAGGCCTTAGGGTGGGTAGCACGCCGAGTTGAGTTCGGGAGGTTCTCTCCGGTAAATATATGTTTCCTATCTCTTTAATGAAAAAGATACTGCGGAACACAGAACAGAATAGCTTTGTCTCCTCCCATGAAAGAAAAATTGGCGGCTAGGGTGGAAACCTTAGCAGCCGCTGCCATCTGCCTTGTCTTCGCCGTCTACGATCAGGAATCGATGGGTCCAGGTTGGAAGGGATGGGGACCTTGAACCTGTGCTCGGTGCTTTGAAAGGGTCCCTAAAAGTAATAGTTTGGTCAACCGGCATTGTCGTAATGGTGGCTATGGTGATGTTGCACGTAACAAGAATAAGGTATATCAGCCTCCTCGTCCACCTCGTGGGCGGTGATCTTTCCAGTAACGTTGAGGGGGCTGGGGATTTGTCTAGTCGTCGCTTCCCTAGAGTAGTGGATCTCGTCCTGTCTACGTGTGTTATAAGTTTGGTGTTGGAAGATTAGGATCAACTGGCGACGACTTCGGCTCTGGGCAGTGGTATTAGGTGCACATGCACGAACACTTCTCGACTATCATCAACAACGTCAATCCTGCTTTGGCGAGAGTAGTGGTCTCTAGGTGATCCAAGGATCTCGATAGTTTTTATTATATTTTTGGTGCTTTGTACTTGTGAATTCATAGAATAGATTCAGATCTTTCAGGCAAAAAAAAAAGATACCTCTTTTAACAACTCTATTTTCAGGGCACCCGGTAGGTTTGAAAGGTTTATCATTCCATGTCTCGGGGATGTGTTCACTTGTGCCCTTGAGCGGGAGGTCATCGGCAGAGGCAACACTTATCTACGGTAAAAGTTGTGCATTTTTTGCCGTGTTGCATTTTCTGCTCTGGTGACTCTCATACACTATTCTTTCCTCCTCTCTACATGGAGGTTAATTCCTCCTTGAAGGTCCTCCGTTTTTGGGAAACCCTCTTTAAAAAAAAAGTCCTCCATTTCACCTACTGTGGGCATTATCCTTCGGGTACCAGACATTGCTATACCCGGTGCAGATTATGaagatggaccagcacaaggactcgacaagctggatcCGCATGTAATATGAACTTGGACTACAAGAAGAATACTCCAATACGTATTCTACTAGGACGCTTGTAGACTCTagtctggttgcatatataaagccaggctggGGCACCCCCTAGAGGGTACCCAATACCTAAGATCATAAGCGCGATacgcctagacatcgcaacccgcagattagaactagactagatagaACTCGGCCTACGGCGGCCCTCTGTATATATTttatcatatagtggattgctagcaggacgttgcGATCCTCCACCACGGGGACGTGAATCTAGGTACGTTGG encodes:
- the LOC127301928 gene encoding E3 ubiquitin-protein ligase ATL6 — protein: MEPSRCGNGRLLLFILVVLAAGDLASAQSNPPPPGFGAYATNFSPSMAIVIVVLIAAFFFLGFFSVYIRHCYGEQLGYSAARLPIGTGTAARSRRQRGLDPAVLETFPTMAYADVKEHKAIKGALECAVCLSEFDDDETLRLLPKCSHVFHPDCIDTWLASHVTCPVCRANLVPEDPNAPSTGDDVPAELSDPSVSQLQEVPPPASPTAAAPAVVIDVDETEDERIIREETDELTRIGSLKRALRSKSSRAPARFARSYSTGHSLVARAGTGTGAGAERFTLRLPENVLREAVAAGKLRRTKSLIAFTSGRQGSTRRALRIGAGEGSSRGGRSVRLGQSGRWPSFLTRTLSAAWGSRSTRRVAESDGSSKGGKPAGAGGKSVDCNDQACALGHHV